From a region of the Paraburkholderia caribensis genome:
- a CDS encoding alpha-hydroxy acid oxidase has product MSVITCVEDLRLMAKKRVPKAFYDYVDSGSYSESTYRENSRAFDDLKLQQRVAVNVEGRSTASTMIGQPVTMPVAIAPTGLAGMQWANGEMLGALAAQRFGVPFTLSTVSICSIEDVARHTAAPFWFQLYVMRDRGFNASLIERAKLAGCSALVVTLDLQINGQRHKDLKNGMTVPPRLTASNLLDFASKPGWMMRALGGAKTFGNLAGYIKGGGDVIAISKWVAQQFDPTLSWDDLVAIRRGWDRKLVLKGILSVEDARMAASIGADAIVVSNHGGRQLDGAPSSIEALPAIVEAVGDKVEIWVDGGIRSGQDVMKALALGAKGTMVGRAFMYALGAMGEAGVMRMLQILQSELDVSMALSGVRTIGEIGRHNLFQRRHDLLSRGSVRESRDRAETAIV; this is encoded by the coding sequence ATGTCAGTCATTACGTGTGTTGAGGATTTGCGTCTGATGGCGAAGAAGCGCGTGCCGAAGGCGTTTTACGATTATGTCGATAGCGGCTCCTATTCGGAATCGACGTACCGCGAGAACAGCCGCGCATTCGACGACCTGAAGCTGCAGCAGCGAGTGGCCGTGAACGTCGAAGGTCGGAGCACGGCCAGCACGATGATCGGTCAGCCGGTGACCATGCCCGTTGCCATCGCGCCAACCGGCCTCGCCGGCATGCAATGGGCAAATGGCGAGATGCTCGGCGCGCTGGCTGCACAGCGCTTCGGCGTGCCGTTCACCCTTTCGACGGTCAGCATCTGCTCGATCGAAGATGTCGCGCGTCATACGGCTGCACCGTTCTGGTTTCAGCTCTACGTGATGCGCGACCGCGGCTTCAATGCGTCGCTGATCGAGCGCGCGAAGCTGGCCGGCTGTTCGGCGCTCGTCGTCACGCTGGACCTGCAGATCAACGGCCAGCGGCACAAGGACCTGAAGAACGGCATGACCGTTCCGCCGCGTCTCACGGCTTCCAATCTGCTCGATTTCGCGTCGAAGCCAGGCTGGATGATGCGTGCGCTGGGCGGCGCCAAAACGTTCGGCAATCTGGCCGGCTACATCAAGGGCGGCGGCGACGTCATCGCGATCAGCAAGTGGGTGGCGCAACAATTCGACCCGACGCTCAGTTGGGACGATCTCGTCGCCATCCGGCGCGGCTGGGATCGCAAGCTCGTGCTGAAGGGCATCCTGAGCGTCGAGGACGCGCGCATGGCCGCATCGATCGGCGCCGATGCCATCGTCGTGAGCAATCACGGCGGGCGGCAACTGGATGGCGCGCCGTCCAGCATCGAAGCGTTGCCGGCCATCGTCGAGGCTGTCGGCGACAAGGTCGAAATCTGGGTGGACGGCGGTATTCGCAGCGGGCAGGACGTAATGAAGGCGCTCGCGCTGGGCGCGAAAGGCACCATGGTCGGACGTGCGTTCATGTACGCACTCGGCGCAATGGGCGAGGCCGGCGTCATGCGAATGCTGCAGATACTGCAAAGCGAACTCGACGTCAGCATGGCCTTGTCGGGCGTCCGAACGATCGGAGAAATCGGCCGGCACAATCTTTTTCAGCGTCGTCATGATCTGCTGTCGCGCGGCAGCGTGCGCGAGTCGCGGGATCGCGCTGAGACGGCAATCGTTTAA